In Scleropages formosus chromosome 18, fSclFor1.1, whole genome shotgun sequence, one DNA window encodes the following:
- the LOC108940487 gene encoding mitochondrial folate transporter/carrier-like codes for MSNVSCSARADVPSPVPVPPESASSPVSMATGLERLLRLVRYENLAAGLSGGVVSTMVLHPLDLVKTRLAVSDGLDVRPRYNGMIHCMRSVWRHEGLRGLYRGVTPNVWGAGASWGLYFFFYNAIKAHAQEGRESELSASEHLVSAAQAGAMTLCLTNPIWVTKTRLVLQYNNETSKKQYKGMLDALVKIYRHEGIPGLYKGFVPGLFGTSHGALQFMVYEQLKRDYNKYRKKPSEAKLNAFEYISMAAFSKIFAVASTYPYQVVRARLQDQHNKYDGVIDVIGRTWRNEGLIGFYKGIVPNLLRVTPACCITFVVYENVSRFLLGRRH; via the exons ATGTCCAACGTGAGCTGCTCCGCGCGAGCGGACGTGCCGAGTCCCGTGCCGGTCCCACCGGAGTCCGCGAGCTCGCCCGTCTCCATGGCGACCGGCCTGGAGCGACTCCTCCGACTCGTGCGGTACGAAAACCTGGCGGCGGGACTTAGCGGAGGGGTGGTGTCCACCATGGTGCTGCATCCCCTGGACCTGGTCAAGACCCGACTGGCGG TGAGCGATGGCCTGGACGTGAGACCCAGGTACAACGGAATGATCCACTGCATGAGGAGCGTCTGGCGACACGAGGGCCTGCGGGGGCTCTACCGGGGCGTGACCCCCAACGTGTGGGGGGCCGGGGCATCCTGGGGACTCTACTTCTTCTT CTACAATGCAATTAAAGCCCACGCGCAGGAAGGCCGTGAGTCCGAGCTCAGCGCTTCGGAGCATCTGGTGTCTGCAGCGCAAGCAG GGGCAATGACGCTGTGCTTAACCAACCCGATCTGGGTAACCAAAACCCGCCTGGTCTTGCAGTACAACAATGAAACGTCCAAGAAGCAGTACAAAGGAATGCTGGATGCTCTGGTGAAAATATACCGTCATGAGGGCATACCGGGATTGTATAAG GGCTTTGTGCCTGGTCTCTTTGGCACATCCCATGGTGCATTGCAGTTCATGGTGTATGAGCAGCTGAAGAGAGATTACAATAAGTACAGAAAGAAGCCTTCGGAAGCAAAACTG AATGCCTTCGAGTACATCAGCATGGCAGCCTTTTCGAAAATCTTCGCGGTGGCGTCGACGTACCCGTACCAGGTGGTCCGGGCCCGACTGCAGGACCAGCACAACAAATACGACGGAGTCATCGATGTGATCGGGAGGACGTGGAG GAACGAGGGTCTGATCGGGTTCTACAAAGGAATCGTCCCCAACCTGCTCAGAGTGACCCCTGCGTGCTGCATCACGTTCGTGGTCTACGAGAACGTGTCCCGCTTCCTCCTGGGCCGACGCCACTGA
- the fzd6 gene encoding frizzled-6 isoform X2, with product MPLINIQCSPDVHLFLCQAFVPPCKGHNEVVQPCRALCEAVYADCAELLDTFGVSWPHELQCDRLQECRDSPDGSAGPPAKDMTTPRTSSSVGRDLGFWCPLPLKTQSGLGSSFLGVKDCAPPCGSMYFKPHEVEFAKNFIGVSSIVCLCATLFTFLTFLIDVKRFRYPERPIIFYAVCYSFVSLIYFVGFLLGNRAACGQAGGPGSVETVVLGSQNKGCTLLFMLLYFFSTAGIVWWVILTITWFLAAGPKWSCEAIEKKAVWFHSAAWGVPGALTVMLLALNKVEGDNISGVCFVGLYDLDALRYFVMAPLCAAILVGLSLILAGIVSLNHVRQVIQHDERNQEKLKKFMIRIGVFSGLYLVPLVTLLGCYVYEQAHRSTWETTWINDRCQEYSIPCSYTKKELARPDLSLFLVKYLMTLVVGISAVFWVSSKKTCSEWAFFFNRTRKKDPISESRRVLQESCEFFLKHNSRVQHKKKHYKPSSHKLKVVSKSMGTSTAATASSVVAVANQDVTGAASFSEVRGSSETSGKDKVERESTARGPRSEEREKARQALAVREGSEKRSKGGSSGRVSSRSDSFQRVPDGRVTPRSDFTEGRQVPGGPPPAPSSAPSGSRRGSAPHSSRLVPEETKEKGSSCSNA from the exons ATGCCCCTTATCAACATACAGTGTTCCCCCGATGTGCACCTCTTCTTGTGCCAAGCCTTCGTCCCACCCTGCAAGGGCCACAATGAGGTGGTCCAGCCCTGCCGAGCTCTTTGCGAGGCCGTGTACGCTGACTGCGCCGAGCTGCTGGACACGTTTGGCGTCAGCTGGCCACATGAGCTACAGTGCGACAG ACTGCAGGAATGCCGTGACTCTCCAGATGGTTCAGCTGGTCCACCAGCGAAGGATATGACCACACCCAGGACCTCCTCATCAGTGGGGAGGGATCTGGGCTTCTGGTGCCCGTTGCCCCTCAAGACTCAGTCTGGACTGGGCTCATCGTTCCTGGGGGTGAAGGACTGCGCACCCCCATGTGGCAGCATGTACTTCAAACCCCACGAGGTGGAGTTCGCCAAGAACTTCATCGGCGTGTCATCCATTGTCTGCCTTTGTGCCACGCTCTTCACCTTCCTCACCTTCCTTATAGACGTCAAGAGGTTCCGTTATCCAGAACGACCCATCATCTTCTACGCCGTGTGCTACAGCTTTGTGTCTCTCATCTACTTTGTGGGCTTCCTGCTAGGCAACAGAGCAGCCTGTGGGCAGGCTGGTGGCCCTGGCTCCGTGGAAACCGTGGTTCTGGGCTCGCAGAACAAGGGTTGCACGCTGCTTTTCATGCTGCTCTATTTCTTCTCGACCGCTGGCATTGTCTGGTGGGTCATCCTCACCATCACTTGGTTCCTTGCAGCAGGGCCCAAGTGGAGCTGCGAGGCCATTGAGAAGAAGGCTGTGTGGTTCCACTCGGCGGCCTGGGGAGTGCCGGGGGCGCTCACGGTCATGCTTCTGGCCCTCAACAAGGTGGAGGGCGACAACATCAGTGGGGTTTGCTTTGTGGGGCTCTATGACCTGGATGCACTACGCTATTTTGTGATGGCTCCGCTCTGCGCTGCCATCCTGGTGGGCCTCTCTCTGATCCTGGCCGGGATCGTCTCGCTCAACCACGTGCGGCAGGTCATCCAGCACGATGAGCGTAACCAGGAAAAGCTGAAGAAGTTCATGATCCGCATCGGCGTGTTCAGCGGCCTGTACCTGGTGCCGCTGGTCACCCTGCTGGGGTGCTATGTCTATGAGCAGGCTCACCGCAGCACTTGGGAGACCACCTGGATCAATGACCGCTGTCAGGAGTACAGCATCCCCTGCTCCTACACG AAAAAAGAACTGGCTCGCCCAGATCTCTCTCTTTTCCTCGTAAAATACTTAATGACGCTGGTGGTTGGAATATCAGCGGTGTTTTGGGTCAGCAGCAAGAAGACGTGTTCTGAATGGGCATTCTTCTTCAACAGGACTCGCAAGAAAGA TCCGATCAGCGAGAGCCGCAGAGTTCTGCAGGAGTCCTGTGAGTTCTTCCTCAAGCACAACAGCCGTGTCCAGCACAAGAAGAAGCACTACAAGCCGAGCTCACACAAGCTGAAGGTTGTCTCCAAGTCCATGGGTACGAGCACGGCTGCGACAGCTTCTTCCGTCGTCGCTGTGGCCAATCAAGACGTCACGGGTGCGGCCTCCTTCTCCGAGGTCAGGGGTTCCTCCGAGACGTCCGGGAAGGACAAGGTGGAGCGGGAAAGCACGGCCCGCGGGCCCAGGTccgaggagagggagaaggCCAGACAGGCCCTCGCTGTTCGTGAAGGGTCTGAGAAGCGAAGCAAGGGAGGCAGTTCTGGAAGGGTCAGCAGTCGTTCTGACAGCTTCCAGAGGGTTCCAGATGGAAG GGTGACACCGAGGAGTGACTTCACAGAGGGCAGGCAGGTGCCCGGTGGACCTCCCCCAGCGCCAAGTTCTGCCCCCAGTGGCAGTAGGAGAGGCTCTGCCCCCCATTCCTCACGTCTGGTCCCTGAGGAAACCAAGGAGAAAGGGAGCAGCTGCTCCAATGCCTGA
- the fzd6 gene encoding frizzled-6 isoform X1 yields the protein MPRSIVLLVGLVLGLLIRTQGHSFFTCEPIKVPRCLGMTYNMTFFPNIMEHYDQDIAASKMEPFMPLINIQCSPDVHLFLCQAFVPPCKGHNEVVQPCRALCEAVYADCAELLDTFGVSWPHELQCDRLQECRDSPDGSAGPPAKDMTTPRTSSSVGRDLGFWCPLPLKTQSGLGSSFLGVKDCAPPCGSMYFKPHEVEFAKNFIGVSSIVCLCATLFTFLTFLIDVKRFRYPERPIIFYAVCYSFVSLIYFVGFLLGNRAACGQAGGPGSVETVVLGSQNKGCTLLFMLLYFFSTAGIVWWVILTITWFLAAGPKWSCEAIEKKAVWFHSAAWGVPGALTVMLLALNKVEGDNISGVCFVGLYDLDALRYFVMAPLCAAILVGLSLILAGIVSLNHVRQVIQHDERNQEKLKKFMIRIGVFSGLYLVPLVTLLGCYVYEQAHRSTWETTWINDRCQEYSIPCSYTKKELARPDLSLFLVKYLMTLVVGISAVFWVSSKKTCSEWAFFFNRTRKKDPISESRRVLQESCEFFLKHNSRVQHKKKHYKPSSHKLKVVSKSMGTSTAATASSVVAVANQDVTGAASFSEVRGSSETSGKDKVERESTARGPRSEEREKARQALAVREGSEKRSKGGSSGRVSSRSDSFQRVPDGRVTPRSDFTEGRQVPGGPPPAPSSAPSGSRRGSAPHSSRLVPEETKEKGSSCSNA from the exons ATGCCAAGATCCATAGTGCTTCTGGTTGGGCTGGTGCTAGGGCTCCTGATTCGGACCCAGGGTCACAGCTTCTTCACCTGTGAGCCAATCAAGGTGCCTCGCTGCCTCGGAATGACCTACAACATGACCTTCTTCCCCAACATAATGGAGCACTATGACCAGGACATTGCTGCCAGCAAGATGGAG CCCTTCATGCCCCTTATCAACATACAGTGTTCCCCCGATGTGCACCTCTTCTTGTGCCAAGCCTTCGTCCCACCCTGCAAGGGCCACAATGAGGTGGTCCAGCCCTGCCGAGCTCTTTGCGAGGCCGTGTACGCTGACTGCGCCGAGCTGCTGGACACGTTTGGCGTCAGCTGGCCACATGAGCTACAGTGCGACAG ACTGCAGGAATGCCGTGACTCTCCAGATGGTTCAGCTGGTCCACCAGCGAAGGATATGACCACACCCAGGACCTCCTCATCAGTGGGGAGGGATCTGGGCTTCTGGTGCCCGTTGCCCCTCAAGACTCAGTCTGGACTGGGCTCATCGTTCCTGGGGGTGAAGGACTGCGCACCCCCATGTGGCAGCATGTACTTCAAACCCCACGAGGTGGAGTTCGCCAAGAACTTCATCGGCGTGTCATCCATTGTCTGCCTTTGTGCCACGCTCTTCACCTTCCTCACCTTCCTTATAGACGTCAAGAGGTTCCGTTATCCAGAACGACCCATCATCTTCTACGCCGTGTGCTACAGCTTTGTGTCTCTCATCTACTTTGTGGGCTTCCTGCTAGGCAACAGAGCAGCCTGTGGGCAGGCTGGTGGCCCTGGCTCCGTGGAAACCGTGGTTCTGGGCTCGCAGAACAAGGGTTGCACGCTGCTTTTCATGCTGCTCTATTTCTTCTCGACCGCTGGCATTGTCTGGTGGGTCATCCTCACCATCACTTGGTTCCTTGCAGCAGGGCCCAAGTGGAGCTGCGAGGCCATTGAGAAGAAGGCTGTGTGGTTCCACTCGGCGGCCTGGGGAGTGCCGGGGGCGCTCACGGTCATGCTTCTGGCCCTCAACAAGGTGGAGGGCGACAACATCAGTGGGGTTTGCTTTGTGGGGCTCTATGACCTGGATGCACTACGCTATTTTGTGATGGCTCCGCTCTGCGCTGCCATCCTGGTGGGCCTCTCTCTGATCCTGGCCGGGATCGTCTCGCTCAACCACGTGCGGCAGGTCATCCAGCACGATGAGCGTAACCAGGAAAAGCTGAAGAAGTTCATGATCCGCATCGGCGTGTTCAGCGGCCTGTACCTGGTGCCGCTGGTCACCCTGCTGGGGTGCTATGTCTATGAGCAGGCTCACCGCAGCACTTGGGAGACCACCTGGATCAATGACCGCTGTCAGGAGTACAGCATCCCCTGCTCCTACACG AAAAAAGAACTGGCTCGCCCAGATCTCTCTCTTTTCCTCGTAAAATACTTAATGACGCTGGTGGTTGGAATATCAGCGGTGTTTTGGGTCAGCAGCAAGAAGACGTGTTCTGAATGGGCATTCTTCTTCAACAGGACTCGCAAGAAAGA TCCGATCAGCGAGAGCCGCAGAGTTCTGCAGGAGTCCTGTGAGTTCTTCCTCAAGCACAACAGCCGTGTCCAGCACAAGAAGAAGCACTACAAGCCGAGCTCACACAAGCTGAAGGTTGTCTCCAAGTCCATGGGTACGAGCACGGCTGCGACAGCTTCTTCCGTCGTCGCTGTGGCCAATCAAGACGTCACGGGTGCGGCCTCCTTCTCCGAGGTCAGGGGTTCCTCCGAGACGTCCGGGAAGGACAAGGTGGAGCGGGAAAGCACGGCCCGCGGGCCCAGGTccgaggagagggagaaggCCAGACAGGCCCTCGCTGTTCGTGAAGGGTCTGAGAAGCGAAGCAAGGGAGGCAGTTCTGGAAGGGTCAGCAGTCGTTCTGACAGCTTCCAGAGGGTTCCAGATGGAAG GGTGACACCGAGGAGTGACTTCACAGAGGGCAGGCAGGTGCCCGGTGGACCTCCCCCAGCGCCAAGTTCTGCCCCCAGTGGCAGTAGGAGAGGCTCTGCCCCCCATTCCTCACGTCTGGTCCCTGAGGAAACCAAGGAGAAAGGGAGCAGCTGCTCCAATGCCTGA
- the LOC108940537 gene encoding collagen triple helix repeat-containing protein 1-like, with protein MRSLPARVLLLSGLLVSLFGAEKVKQRGLRQRDAEFTERYNGCLQGPPGTPGREGNPGVNGIPGTPGIPGRDGQKGEKGECEREIFEEPWKPNYKQCAWNSLNYGIDLGKIAECTFTKMRSDSALRVLFSGSLRLKCRTACCQRWYFTFNGAECSGPLPIESIIYLDQGSPELNSTINIHRTSAVEGLCEGIHAGLVDVAIWVGTCADYPRGDASTGWNSVSRIIIEELSK; from the exons ATGCGCTCCCTGCCGGCTCGCGTGCTGCTCCTCTCCGGGCTCCTCGTGTCTCTCTTCGGGGCCGAGAAGGTGAAACAGCGCGGACTTCGCCAGCGGGACGCGGAGTTCACCGAGAGA TATAACGGCTGCCTGCAGGGCCCGCCGGGCACACCGGGAAGGGAGGGCAATCCAGGTGTGAACGGCATTCCCGGGACCCCCGGCATCCCAGGGAGGGACGGCCAGAAGGGCGAGAAGGGGGAGTGCGAGAGGGAGATCTTCGAGGAACCATGGAAACCCAACTACAAACAGTGCGCCTGGAACTCGCTCAACTACGGCATCGACCTGGGAAAAATCGCG GAGTGCACGTTCACCAAGATGCGCTCGGACAGCGCTCTGAGGGTCCTCTTCAGCGGCTCCCTCAGGCTCAAGTGCCGCACGGCCTGCTGCCAGCGCTGGTACTTTACCTTCAACGGCGCCGAGTGCTCGGGTCCGCTGCCCATCGAGTCCATCATCTACCTGGACCAGGGCAGCCCTGAGCTCAACTCCACCATCAACATTCACCGCACCTCGGCAG TGGAGGGTCTCTGCGAGGGGATCCACGCTGGCCTGGTGGATGTGGCCATATGGGTGGGCACCTGTGCCGACTACCCGCGAGGGGACGCCTCCACGGGATGGAACTCCGTGTCCCGGATCATCATCGAGGAGTTATCGAAATGA